In Puntigrus tetrazona isolate hp1 chromosome 22, ASM1883169v1, whole genome shotgun sequence, one genomic interval encodes:
- the odf3l2b gene encoding outer dense fiber protein 3-like protein 2b: protein MSETERKRPVIAGREKGPGPGRYILPPAIGFVGHDFTKLTSPAYSFHGRMSNDMHSIDCSPGPKYHIDAKLTRFGRDGTPAYSMNGRTESRAAVFSTPGPGAYSPEKASLCSIHRKPPSHTMGYRTPYRSLDTVPAPNKYTLPSLMGSGVSTKTSSASYTISGRCKPGAPTEDSSKTPGPCRYNRTDPSVYLPRQPAFSMLGRHAAAREPAVEPGPGSHNPEKVTVHKPRPPAFSLGIRHSEFVTPLIAD, encoded by the exons GGCCAGGACCTGGTCGATACATCCTTCCACCGGCTATAGGCTTTGTAGGCCACGATTTCACCAAATTAACAAGCCCCGCTTATTCCTTTCATGGCAGGATGAGTAACGACA TGCACAGCATTGACTGTAGTCCAGGGCCTAAGTACCATATCGATGCCAAACTGACTCGCTTTGGAAGAGACGGCACCCCTGCCTATTCCATGAACGGCAGGACGGAAAGTCGAG CAGCCGTCTTCTCCACTCCCGGACCGGGAGCGTACAGTCCCGAGAAAGCCTCTCTGTGCAGCATCCATCGCAAACCTCCGTCCCACACCATGGGCTATCGAACGCCGTATCGCTCGCTGGACACCGTGCCTGCCCCGAACAAATACACCCTACCTTCTCTCATGGGCTCCGGCGTCTCCACCAAAACATCCAGTGCCAGTTACACCATCTCTGGGAGATGCAAACCTGGGGCTCCGACCGAGGACTCCTCTAAAACTCCGGGGCCTTGTAGATACAACCGCACGGATCCCAGTGTCTATCTCCCGAGGCAGCCGGCGTTCTCCATGCTGGGGAGACACGCTGCTGCAAGGGAGCCCGCCGTGGAACCAGGCCCAGGAAGTCACAACCCAGAGAAAGTGACCGTGCACAAGCCCAGACCTCCTGCTTTCTCTTTAGGGATCAGGCACTCGGAGTTTGTGACCCCTTTAATAGCAGATTAG
- the cks2 gene encoding cyclin-dependent kinases regulatory subunit 2 — protein MSSAKKQIYYSDKYSDEEYEYRHVMLPKQLSKLVPSSHLMSEEEWRGLGVQQSQGWIHYMIHKPEPHILLFRRPLPKE, from the exons ATGTCTTCCGCGAAAAAGCAGATTTACTATTCCGACAAGTATTCAGACGAGGAATACGAGTACAG ACATGTTATGCTTCCCAAGCAGCTTTCCAAACTGGTGCCGTCCTCCCATTTGATGTCAGAGGAGGAATGGAGAGGACTGGGAGTCCAGCAAAGTCAGGGCTGGATCCATTACATGATCCATAAACCAG AGCCTCACATACTGCTTTTCCGAAGACCGCTTCCCAAGGAATGA